Part of the Bacillus sp. THAF10 genome is shown below.
TTTTTAAGGTATCGGCATTGCTTTTTTATAAACGGGGGTAGATTACATGTTGAAAAACAAAAAAATCTTATTATGTGTCACAGGGGGGATTGCTGTCTATAAAGCAGTTGCCTTAACAAGTAAGCTTGTGCAACAAGGAGCAGAAGTAAAGGTCATCATGACCGAATCTGCCTGCAAATTTGTGACTCCCTTATCCTTTCAGGCACTTTCACGAAATGAAGTTTTTACCGACACGTTTGCTGAGAAAGATCCTTCTGTCATTTCCCATATTGATTTAGCAGATTGGGCTGATCTAAATCTTGTTGCTCCCGCAACGGCCAATACCATCGGCAAGCTTGCCAATGGAATAGCAGATGATATGGTAACGACCACTCTCCTTGCAACCACCGCACCAGTCTGGATTGCACCAGCCATGAATGTCCATATGTACGATCACCCAGCGGTAAAAGATAATATGACCCGCTTAGCATCTTTTGGTTACCACTTTATTGAGCCTGGAGAGGGCTTTTTAGCTTGTGGATATGTTGGAAAAGGAAGATTAGAAGAACCAGAGTCCATTGTGGTTGCTTTGGAAAATTATTTTCAAGAAAAAAAGCCGCTCAGCGGAAAAAATGTGCTTGTCACAGCAGGTCCGACAGTGGAAAAGGTCGATCCTGTGCGTTTCTTTTCCAATCATTCTTCGGGTAAAATGGGGTATGCAATCGCGGAAAAGGCAGCTAGTTTGGGTGCAAAGGTGACACTCGTTTCAGGACCAACCAATTTATGTGACCCGGTGAATGTAAGTACGTATAGAGTGGAATCTGCACAAGAGATGTATGAAAAAGTTCTTTCCCTTTACGAAGAAGCGGATATTGTTATAAAATCAGCAGCGGTTGCGGACTATCGACCAAAATTTGTTTATGATCGTAAAGTGAAAAAACAAACGGAAGATCTGGTTATTGAAATGGAGCGCACGATGGATATTTTAAAAACGCTTGGAGAGAAGAAGAAGCATCAATTCTTAGTCGGCTTTGCAGCGGAAACAAATAATGTCGAAGAATACGCGCAAGGGAAGTTACAAAAGAAAAATTTAGATCTCGTTGTGGCTAATAATATTACCCAAACCGGCGCCGGATTTGGTACAGATACAAACATTGTTACCCTATTTCATAAGGATGGAACGGCTCAATCACTCCCTTTGATGTCTAAAAATGATGTAGCTGCTCGTTTATTAGATGAAATTAGCAAAAAGCTTAAGGAACCAA
Proteins encoded:
- the coaBC gene encoding bifunctional phosphopantothenoylcysteine decarboxylase/phosphopantothenate--cysteine ligase CoaBC yields the protein MLKNKKILLCVTGGIAVYKAVALTSKLVQQGAEVKVIMTESACKFVTPLSFQALSRNEVFTDTFAEKDPSVISHIDLADWADLNLVAPATANTIGKLANGIADDMVTTTLLATTAPVWIAPAMNVHMYDHPAVKDNMTRLASFGYHFIEPGEGFLACGYVGKGRLEEPESIVVALENYFQEKKPLSGKNVLVTAGPTVEKVDPVRFFSNHSSGKMGYAIAEKAASLGAKVTLVSGPTNLCDPVNVSTYRVESAQEMYEKVLSLYEEADIVIKSAAVADYRPKFVYDRKVKKQTEDLVIEMERTMDILKTLGEKKKHQFLVGFAAETNNVEEYAQGKLQKKNLDLVVANNITQTGAGFGTDTNIVTLFHKDGTAQSLPLMSKNDVAARLLDEISKKLKEPNA